In one Nostoc sp. KVJ3 genomic region, the following are encoded:
- the queA gene encoding tRNA preQ1(34) S-adenosylmethionine ribosyltransferase-isomerase QueA — protein MKDTSSSQEKDLELDCSAVGYDYKLPPELIAQNPAVPRDSSRLLVVNSPTTGIQTVPSHHIFHDLPTLLRSGDLLIMNNTRVIPARLYGHKSTGAKIQVLLLEERQYNCWLALVKPGKSFKQGTKIIFEVRRDGGDKLIGLSSSSPSFPHFLTATVLATDAATGGRLLQFDVPEGKPLVQLLEVFGEVPLPPYITASSAADEQYQTVYAKRPGAIAAPTAGLHFTPELLQKLRDRKINQAFVTLHVGVGTFRPVEVEDVTTHQMHEEWIEVPTTTVEQIRATKAAGGRIIAVGTTAVRALEGAAQSGNLQPFCGKTDLFIYPGYQWRVVDGLITNFHLPRSSLLMLVSALIGRQRLLNIYNEAIASAYRFYSFGDAMLILPEAVEVRN, from the coding sequence TTGAAAGATACTTCTAGCTCACAAGAAAAAGATTTGGAATTAGATTGCTCGGCAGTAGGCTATGACTACAAACTACCTCCAGAACTCATTGCCCAAAACCCAGCAGTCCCAAGAGATAGTTCGCGGTTACTGGTAGTTAATTCTCCGACTACAGGTATCCAAACAGTACCATCTCACCACATTTTCCATGATTTGCCTACACTGCTACGCTCTGGTGATTTGTTAATTATGAACAATACAAGAGTTATTCCAGCGCGGCTTTATGGTCATAAATCTACTGGTGCTAAAATCCAGGTGTTGCTGTTGGAAGAACGGCAGTATAACTGTTGGTTAGCTTTAGTTAAGCCAGGAAAAAGCTTCAAACAGGGAACGAAAATTATTTTTGAAGTCAGGCGAGATGGGGGAGATAAATTAATTGGTTTGTCCTCCTCATCCCCCTCATTCCCTCACTTCCTCACGGCTACGGTTTTAGCAACAGACGCAGCAACTGGGGGGCGTTTATTGCAATTTGATGTGCCAGAGGGAAAGCCTTTGGTGCAATTGTTAGAGGTTTTTGGTGAAGTCCCGCTACCACCGTACATAACTGCTTCGTCAGCTGCTGATGAGCAGTATCAAACAGTTTATGCCAAACGGCCAGGAGCGATCGCGGCTCCAACGGCAGGATTACACTTTACCCCAGAATTATTACAAAAGTTGCGCGATCGCAAAATCAATCAAGCTTTTGTAACTCTACACGTCGGTGTCGGCACATTTCGCCCTGTGGAGGTGGAAGACGTAACTACTCACCAAATGCATGAAGAATGGATTGAAGTCCCCACAACCACAGTCGAGCAAATCCGCGCCACTAAAGCAGCTGGTGGTCGGATTATTGCTGTGGGAACAACAGCAGTACGGGCTTTGGAAGGGGCGGCTCAATCTGGGAATTTACAACCATTTTGCGGTAAAACAGACTTGTTTATTTATCCCGGCTACCAATGGCGGGTGGTGGATGGTTTAATTACCAATTTTCATCTACCACGTTCTAGTTTGCTGATGTTGGTAAGTGCGCTAATTGGCAGACAACGCTTATTGAATATATACAACGAAGCGATCGCTTCTGCATATCGCTTTTATTCATTCGGCGATGCCATGCTAATTTTACCGGAAGCTGTGGAAGTTAGGAATTAG
- a CDS encoding DUF2283 domain-containing protein, translating into MKISYDQETDSLYIRLVDGYHECCTLRLNDQIALNIGAGEVLVGVEILDAKQAHTPPDSPLEDEILAQPPEDFAAKIAEIKQRGDRSQSVIRRGSTGEDLLKFAGTWHGDDLEECLAFLDATRSKAKANAMYFCYSALASGDSLGF; encoded by the coding sequence ATGAAAATTAGTTATGACCAAGAAACTGACTCACTTTATATTCGTCTGGTCGATGGATATCATGAATGTTGTACTTTGCGATTAAATGATCAAATAGCACTAAATATTGGTGCGGGTGAAGTTTTAGTTGGTGTAGAAATTCTTGATGCAAAACAAGCACACACTCCGCCCGATTCTCCTCTGGAGGATGAGATTCTAGCACAACCACCTGAAGATTTTGCTGCTAAGATCGCTGAAATAAAACAACGTGGCGATCGTTCTCAATCTGTGATCCGCCGAGGTTCTACAGGTGAAGATTTGCTCAAATTTGCTGGTACTTGGCATGGAGACGACCTAGAGGAGTGCTTGGCATTTCTTGATGCAACTCGATCAAAAGCAAAAGCCAACGCTATGTACTTCTGTTACTCAGCATTGGCTTCAGGTGATTCTTTAGGCTTTTAA
- a CDS encoding dynamin family protein, whose protein sequence is MLPFIFGALGLAVGAVVGAFTTYAVGESDRQAAKHHRTVANELADKYTNLEQKYYELADESKKQILSLTHQHALDEVEKDCLRLAVRLQHSLISLMWDIDKEPTEDALKAFVNGVELTNNVLCKINEELICVPSDYYARNFIAAIQRKIIWEPVDVSNQSNINEEGITMKLEAKNMSEQEFQETYNRIRDTGEQLLKYLKELRAGRFKEGDSTQGLQSVEDNLTKALKALAEQKYQVAVIAAMKAGKSTFLNAIIGADVLASEAEACTVCRTDIRPIDAGQTPRLLEYQAGKREPIVLIEGEAREIRQRFLERTHEIRAKNNQDSTTRFELEHPIEAISTMPSLAGFTLVDTPGPNEWESVSLNTTSLKQTALEALRTCDAILFILDYTAFRDNTNSELLQDLIEQRKEFLAENTGKLYFVLNKVDRKAERDRPVADVIESLRINLVEFGIPEPIIYSVSGWQGLLSKLIQQGKATDIHIKDFEDFFSARYAERDERGRRIIPLPEEIAPQALNDSGIPIIQETVIQTITQNSGWNLLSDVLDELNKAAKAIDETFITDIRGWQLEFDELLQKIEEYKKHSDLAKNQVATVKKSVEAQKQLLISTFSQGINKFADTAKKRTATEIERVAENQSKKSLPQNKNQNLFTYLVDKIGSLFEANSSSDPYKIRVKNRKDAEQIGKIINEYCTPIIQNFWLDTQDRLVRDGTKIREDLAQRIRKEIQAISDDLSEYIGNALQVEIGNNPIQFPEFEFSGIDAKVQHQQEAYRKKESKTKCCSNETYEVDAKIDSFRDVYDIDLQDTTYLIQQKIDAQVEKNLELLQRVIQKQVSEDFRKGEKQINDYINRFQSEFDYLLKERATRELEASEVIAILESQRIKMSEYLNELVYVREILDSWKPRNR, encoded by the coding sequence ATGCTTCCTTTTATTTTCGGCGCTCTTGGATTAGCTGTTGGAGCAGTTGTTGGTGCTTTTACTACTTATGCTGTTGGGGAAAGTGATAGACAAGCTGCCAAACATCATAGGACTGTTGCAAATGAACTAGCTGATAAATATACAAACTTGGAGCAAAAATACTATGAACTAGCTGATGAAAGTAAAAAACAGATTCTTAGTTTAACTCACCAGCACGCTTTAGATGAAGTTGAAAAAGATTGTTTGCGTTTAGCAGTTAGATTACAGCATAGTCTGATTTCTCTGATGTGGGATATTGATAAAGAGCCAACAGAAGATGCTTTGAAGGCATTTGTCAACGGAGTAGAACTTACAAATAATGTTCTCTGCAAAATAAATGAAGAGTTAATTTGTGTCCCCAGTGACTATTATGCACGTAATTTTATTGCTGCTATTCAACGCAAAATAATTTGGGAGCCAGTAGATGTTTCAAATCAGTCAAATATAAACGAGGAGGGAATTACAATGAAATTAGAAGCTAAAAATATGTCTGAACAAGAATTTCAAGAAACCTATAACAGAATTCGTGATACTGGCGAGCAACTTTTAAAGTACTTGAAAGAACTTCGGGCTGGAAGATTCAAAGAAGGAGATAGTACCCAAGGATTACAGAGCGTTGAAGATAATCTTACCAAAGCTTTAAAAGCCTTAGCAGAACAAAAATATCAGGTTGCTGTGATTGCAGCAATGAAAGCAGGTAAGAGTACCTTTTTGAATGCCATAATTGGTGCAGATGTCTTAGCAAGTGAAGCAGAAGCTTGCACAGTTTGTCGCACAGATATCCGTCCAATTGATGCCGGACAAACACCCAGACTTTTAGAATATCAAGCAGGTAAACGAGAACCTATAGTTTTAATAGAAGGTGAAGCAAGAGAAATTCGGCAAAGATTTTTAGAGCGTACCCATGAGATTCGAGCTAAAAATAATCAAGACAGTACTACACGCTTTGAATTAGAACATCCCATTGAAGCCATTAGTACAATGCCATCACTGGCAGGTTTCACATTAGTTGATACTCCTGGCCCCAATGAGTGGGAGTCTGTCTCGCTTAACACAACTTCCTTAAAGCAGACTGCTTTAGAAGCTCTCCGAACTTGTGATGCTATATTATTCATTCTGGATTACACAGCATTTAGGGACAACACGAACTCAGAATTGCTTCAAGATTTAATTGAGCAGCGTAAGGAATTTTTAGCAGAGAATACAGGTAAGCTTTACTTTGTTCTTAATAAAGTAGATAGAAAAGCAGAGAGAGATAGACCTGTCGCAGATGTTATAGAATCTTTAAGAATAAATTTAGTTGAATTTGGTATACCAGAACCAATAATTTATTCAGTTAGTGGATGGCAAGGATTGTTATCTAAGCTTATTCAACAGGGTAAAGCGACTGATATTCATATTAAAGACTTTGAGGATTTTTTTAGTGCTAGATATGCCGAAAGAGATGAAAGAGGAAGACGTATCATTCCCTTACCAGAAGAAATTGCACCACAAGCTTTAAATGATAGTGGTATTCCGATAATTCAAGAGACAGTAATTCAAACTATTACTCAAAATTCAGGATGGAATTTATTGAGCGATGTTTTAGATGAATTGAACAAAGCAGCCAAAGCTATTGATGAGACATTTATTACAGATATCCGAGGCTGGCAGTTAGAGTTTGACGAACTACTACAAAAAATAGAAGAGTATAAAAAACACTCTGATTTAGCGAAAAATCAGGTGGCAACCGTAAAAAAGTCCGTAGAAGCACAAAAGCAACTATTAATTAGTACGTTCAGCCAAGGGATTAATAAATTTGCGGATACCGCTAAAAAGCGTACAGCAACAGAAATTGAGAGAGTAGCTGAGAATCAATCAAAAAAATCTTTACCTCAGAATAAAAATCAAAATCTTTTCACATACCTCGTAGATAAGATTGGTTCTTTATTTGAGGCTAATTCTAGCTCTGATCCTTATAAAATCAGAGTCAAAAACAGAAAAGATGCTGAACAAATAGGTAAAATAATTAATGAGTACTGTACCCCTATAATTCAAAATTTTTGGCTAGATACTCAAGACAGACTAGTTAGAGATGGAACAAAAATTCGGGAAGACTTAGCTCAAAGAATCCGAAAAGAAATCCAGGCTATATCGGATGATCTATCTGAGTATATTGGAAATGCTTTACAGGTAGAAATAGGTAATAATCCAATTCAGTTTCCTGAGTTTGAATTCTCAGGGATTGATGCTAAGGTTCAACATCAGCAAGAAGCATATAGAAAAAAAGAATCTAAAACTAAGTGCTGTTCTAATGAAACTTACGAAGTTGATGCTAAAATCGATTCTTTCCGCGATGTCTACGACATTGATTTACAAGACACTACATATCTCATCCAGCAGAAAATAGATGCACAAGTGGAGAAAAATCTAGAATTACTCCAGCGAGTTATTCAAAAACAAGTATCGGAAGATTTTCGGAAAGGCGAAAAGCAAATCAATGACTATATCAATAGGTTTCAGTCCGAATTTGATTATTTACTTAAAGAAAGGGCAACAAGGGAACTAGAAGCTTCTGAGGTTATTGCTATTCTCGAAAGTCAAAGAATAAAAATGAGTGAATATCTTAACGAATTAGTGTATGTTCGAGAAATTCTTGATAGTTGGAAACCAAGAAATCGATAA
- a CDS encoding pentapeptide repeat-containing protein codes for MNSRLSDRTKGSTLDSSRRQFRLRHKRDYHFWANILSLFLWGIVGITATVGFASTALALEYNKEILVEADFSGRDLTDSSFTKANLRQSNFSHANLNGVSFFAANLEAANLEGSDLRNATLDSARLVRANLTNALLEGAFAANARFDGAIIDGADFTDTLLRPDEQKKLCKLAKGTNPITGRDTRDTLFCP; via the coding sequence ATGAATTCTAGGTTAAGCGATCGCACAAAAGGTTCTACACTCGATTCATCCCGAAGACAATTCAGGTTGAGGCATAAAAGAGACTATCACTTTTGGGCAAATATACTCAGCTTGTTTTTGTGGGGAATAGTTGGCATCACCGCAACCGTGGGTTTTGCTTCAACAGCCTTAGCACTCGAATATAATAAGGAAATTTTGGTCGAGGCTGATTTTTCAGGGCGCGATTTAACAGACTCCAGCTTTACCAAGGCTAATCTTCGTCAGAGTAACTTCAGCCATGCTAATTTGAACGGTGTCAGTTTTTTTGCCGCAAATTTGGAAGCTGCAAATTTGGAGGGTTCTGATTTAAGAAATGCCACTTTAGATTCGGCTCGTTTAGTTAGAGCAAATTTGACAAATGCGCTGTTAGAGGGTGCGTTTGCCGCTAATGCAAGATTTGATGGTGCAATCATTGACGGGGCAGATTTTACCGATACGCTGCTCCGTCCCGATGAGCAAAAAAAATTGTGCAAACTCGCCAAAGGGACTAATCCCATTACAGGGCGAGATACGCGTGACACGCTGTTTTGTCCTTAG
- a CDS encoding tetratricopeptide repeat protein, with amino-acid sequence MSEKFLFSPLLHLLCSCSVFLLLAAPAITNLPESKLLAETAISQNLEAASFFQQGVTRYNRRDLQGAEYAFRQALQRDPTIGAALNYLGNIFMEQNRLDVALQEYTEAIKVNPNLSEAYYNLGLVLHRQGEKEAAITAYRQSLVIDPTRVAALYNLGLLLYEQGQLQEAIAAYQQAINLDSSNANAYFNLALALQQQGQTESAIATYRQALQLDPKNATAYNNMASLLAVHGQASEAISVYQQAIRLNPKNASAYYNLGVTLYNQGDIKKASEVLKRAHKEYQEQGNIEQAEKIEQLMQQIAQKSGQQQPQASQTATPSQTSDSTNNLVQTLKSQTLNQPETPANSGNVPVSGEPQSSSTNSGQ; translated from the coding sequence ATGTCTGAAAAATTCCTATTTTCTCCGTTGTTACATTTACTCTGTAGCTGTTCTGTGTTTTTGCTCTTAGCTGCACCAGCAATTACTAATTTGCCAGAAAGTAAGCTGCTAGCAGAAACCGCAATTTCTCAGAATCTCGAAGCTGCTAGCTTTTTCCAGCAGGGAGTCACGCGCTATAATCGTAGAGACTTACAGGGTGCAGAATACGCCTTTCGTCAAGCGTTACAGCGAGATCCTACCATTGGGGCAGCGCTAAATTATCTGGGTAATATATTCATGGAACAAAATCGCCTAGATGTAGCTTTACAAGAATATACAGAGGCGATTAAAGTTAATCCCAATCTTAGCGAAGCTTATTACAACTTAGGGTTAGTATTGCACCGACAAGGAGAAAAAGAAGCAGCGATTACGGCTTATCGGCAGAGTCTTGTGATAGATCCTACGAGGGTAGCAGCGCTGTATAATCTGGGTTTGTTGCTGTATGAACAAGGACAGTTACAGGAAGCGATCGCAGCATACCAGCAAGCAATTAATTTAGATAGTAGCAATGCCAACGCTTATTTTAACTTAGCGCTCGCCTTGCAACAACAAGGTCAAACAGAGTCTGCGATCGCCACCTATCGCCAAGCTTTACAGCTAGATCCTAAAAATGCTACAGCCTACAACAACATGGCAAGTTTACTGGCAGTTCATGGTCAAGCTTCTGAGGCTATTTCTGTTTATCAGCAAGCTATTCGCCTAAATCCTAAAAACGCCTCAGCTTACTATAACTTGGGAGTAACTTTATATAATCAGGGCGACATCAAGAAAGCTAGTGAAGTATTGAAACGTGCCCATAAGGAGTATCAGGAGCAAGGAAACATTGAGCAAGCTGAGAAAATTGAACAGCTAATGCAGCAAATTGCCCAGAAAAGTGGACAACAGCAACCTCAAGCTAGTCAAACAGCTACTCCCTCTCAAACTTCAGATTCTACAAATAATCTAGTACAAACACTGAAGTCACAAACGCTAAATCAACCAGAAACACCAGCTAACTCTGGTAATGTCCCTGTCTCAGGTGAACCACAGTCCTCTTCAACGAATTCTGGACAATAA
- a CDS encoding pyridoxal phosphate-dependent aminotransferase has product MESLTSRMQGVQSPIIPVVGELIKNSPGTISLGQGVVYYNPPPEAIEFLPKYLSEPTNNLYKSVEGIPPLLTALAGKLQAFNGIEINEENCIVVTAGSNMGFMNAILAITNPGDEIILNTPYYFNHEMAIAMAGCRAVLVATDENYQLCPEAIAQAITPKTRAVVTISPNNPTGVVYSEAALRQVNQICSDYSIYHISDEAYEYFTYNGVKHFSPGAFGNSSEYTISLFSLSKAYGFASWRIGYMVIPKHLFVAIKKVQDTILICPPVISQYAALGALQAKEEYLQSNIGAIAQVRQVVIDSLNRLQGLCNIIPVNGAFYFFLKINTQMDAFELVKRLIQEHKVAVIPGTTFGMDDGCYLRVAYGALQKETAKEGIERLVQGLETIVG; this is encoded by the coding sequence ATGGAATCCCTAACCTCTCGTATGCAGGGTGTACAGTCGCCAATTATTCCTGTGGTTGGGGAACTGATTAAAAACTCTCCTGGAACAATATCTCTAGGACAGGGTGTTGTTTATTACAATCCACCACCGGAAGCCATAGAATTTTTACCCAAATACTTATCGGAACCAACTAATAATCTATACAAATCAGTTGAGGGAATTCCCCCATTGCTGACAGCACTTGCAGGAAAATTGCAAGCCTTTAACGGCATTGAAATCAATGAGGAAAACTGCATTGTCGTGACAGCCGGGAGCAATATGGGATTTATGAATGCCATTCTTGCTATAACTAACCCAGGCGATGAAATTATTCTGAATACACCTTATTATTTCAACCATGAAATGGCGATCGCAATGGCTGGTTGTCGTGCGGTATTAGTGGCGACGGATGAAAATTACCAACTATGCCCAGAAGCGATCGCTCAAGCAATTACTCCCAAAACACGGGCTGTAGTGACAATTTCACCAAATAATCCGACTGGAGTCGTCTATTCAGAAGCAGCATTGCGCCAAGTAAATCAAATTTGTAGCGATTATAGCATCTACCACATCAGCGATGAAGCCTATGAATATTTTACCTATAACGGAGTAAAACACTTTTCCCCTGGTGCATTTGGGAATAGTAGTGAATACACAATTTCTCTATTTAGCCTTTCCAAAGCATACGGGTTTGCAAGTTGGCGCATTGGCTACATGGTGATTCCCAAACACTTATTTGTCGCCATCAAAAAAGTCCAGGATACGATTTTGATTTGTCCGCCAGTAATTTCTCAATATGCAGCTTTAGGGGCATTGCAAGCAAAAGAGGAGTATTTGCAGAGTAATATAGGTGCAATTGCTCAAGTGCGGCAAGTAGTAATCGATTCCCTTAACCGTCTACAAGGTTTATGTAACATAATACCTGTGAATGGTGCTTTCTATTTTTTCCTCAAAATTAATACCCAGATGGATGCTTTTGAGTTAGTTAAAAGACTAATCCAAGAACATAAAGTAGCAGTTATTCCAGGTACAACCTTTGGGATGGATGACGGATGCTACCTGCGCGTTGCTTATGGGGCACTGCAAAAAGAGACAGCAAAAGAAGGTATAGAAAGATTAGTGCAAGGTTTGGAAACTATTGTTGGTTAA
- a CDS encoding DUF4347 domain-containing protein has protein sequence MSQSLVFIDAAVEDKQSLIKGIDIQSKVFILDSDNSGIEQINDILKSYSQISAIHIVSHGKSSGLKLGNSWLTHSQLQSHDSQFEIWQSALTEDADILLYGCDVAQGEEGIAFVEQLSQLTGANVAASNNLTGSAAAGADWNLEVTTGLIKSPLAFSKALQSAYTSVLMAPSNIAPIISLPGGSISYTENSAATVLDLGATVTDIDSPNFNTGNLTVRFTTGGTADDRLSIRNQGIGGTEINLDGREIYYGSTKIGNFSGGIGTESLVINLNSAATEAATQALVRNITFANTSKNPATVDRTVEIVLTDDTGSKSTSVTKTVQVTAVNDAPSVGNTLVLYDGSTAKKPDSSGAAKNAPWFAYQALAQPGTATTSATNNTTNLTTNNTAYAGYTNYGITITGTSLTPDPLNPLFPTLDRNGGFVVSFGLQVNSQTLAASADKNSDGKPDRAGFSVIALDKDKKGIELGFLTNRIFAQDDGTTQINPGLEPDTSANPYKTLFTQAEGVDVNTTTTVVNYDLAVLGDYYTLFADGVAKLTGRVRNYTAATIPFPIPDVYEKPNFLFLGDDTPSAGTNSNLAFVKVTTSGDILNQTINQDTATDAIPFSIGDSETAASNLTVTASSSNPDLIPNKGIVISGTGSDRTVKVTPAATKYGQATISLNVSDGDKITTRKFVVNVNNINDNPTDLALDKTDVKDKAPASTVIGTFSSTDPDENDHFTYNLVPGIDDTDNNAFTIDGNTLKIKDSPDFKTKSSYKILVRTTDGGGLTFDKLLTINVDQIPTRLTKPSDDVFKITCQDVKTTLQIQLTGNSSKLVNELALFTVDDDKGTINGIAPGAEGYAKAALDRSEVILSAIANTPNGFQPNNLSRLLGLNSGENFRFLLVQDGSLDSVRNNPNSIGKLLFSSVSTQKITDLGDNSFSLAWKSAYGNSSTDFNDLVVKITQTNQPLPLGTNLQGQFQGQVIDLRDVKQSVKAEFNVYREASYNDYVGFYQVTDVQGGIDTNGDGKADILTGQAGYTQAAVRSRVAGIDLSVSNQGSATYSGTFQPGAIFVPFIIVNARPDAVLNNNSNAPAVYFPFLGANSDQSDHIRLLESNAFGFEDLSGGGDKDFNDVIIKVNLTTIN, from the coding sequence ATGAGTCAGTCTCTTGTTTTTATTGACGCAGCTGTTGAAGACAAACAAAGCCTCATCAAAGGAATAGACATCCAGTCAAAAGTATTTATTCTGGATAGTGACAACAGTGGGATTGAACAAATCAACGATATTCTCAAAAGCTACAGTCAGATTAGTGCCATTCACATTGTCTCCCACGGAAAGTCTAGTGGATTAAAGTTAGGCAATAGCTGGTTAACCCACTCTCAGTTGCAAAGCCATGACAGTCAGTTCGAGATTTGGCAAAGTGCGCTCACCGAAGATGCCGATATTTTGCTGTATGGGTGTGATGTTGCTCAAGGTGAGGAAGGAATTGCATTTGTTGAGCAACTGAGTCAGTTAACGGGAGCAAATGTCGCCGCTTCTAATAACTTAACCGGCAGTGCTGCGGCTGGGGCAGATTGGAACTTAGAAGTGACAACGGGTTTGATTAAGTCGCCTTTGGCATTTTCAAAAGCGTTGCAGTCAGCATACACTTCCGTGCTGATGGCTCCTTCTAACATTGCCCCAATCATCTCTCTACCTGGTGGTAGTATTTCCTATACTGAAAACTCCGCCGCAACTGTTTTAGATTTAGGTGCAACTGTCACCGATATTGACTCACCTAACTTCAATACAGGTAATCTCACAGTCCGCTTCACCACTGGGGGAACAGCAGACGATCGCTTGAGTATTCGCAATCAAGGCATCGGGGGAACTGAAATTAACCTCGATGGTAGGGAAATTTATTACGGCAGCACCAAAATTGGCAATTTTAGTGGCGGTATTGGTACTGAGAGTTTAGTCATTAACCTGAATTCTGCCGCTACTGAAGCAGCAACTCAAGCTTTAGTACGTAATATTACTTTTGCTAACACTTCTAAAAATCCTGCCACTGTTGACCGTACCGTAGAGATAGTTTTGACCGATGACACTGGAAGTAAAAGTACATCTGTCACCAAAACAGTCCAAGTAACTGCTGTTAACGATGCACCCAGTGTTGGCAATACACTAGTTCTTTACGACGGTAGTACTGCTAAGAAACCTGATTCTTCAGGTGCAGCTAAAAATGCACCTTGGTTTGCTTATCAAGCTCTTGCACAGCCTGGTACTGCGACCACTTCTGCTACAAATAATACAACTAATTTAACGACCAATAATACAGCCTATGCTGGTTATACCAACTACGGTATCACTATCACTGGAACATCTTTAACCCCTGACCCTTTAAATCCTCTCTTCCCCACCCTTGACCGGAATGGTGGGTTTGTTGTCTCCTTTGGGTTACAGGTAAATTCTCAAACTTTAGCTGCAAGTGCCGATAAGAATAGTGATGGCAAACCAGATCGCGCTGGGTTTAGCGTCATTGCTCTGGATAAAGACAAAAAGGGTATTGAATTAGGTTTCCTCACTAACCGGATTTTTGCCCAGGATGACGGCACAACACAAATAAATCCGGGTCTGGAACCTGATACTTCTGCTAATCCATACAAAACCCTATTCACCCAAGCCGAAGGAGTAGATGTTAACACTACTACAACAGTGGTAAATTACGATTTGGCAGTTTTGGGCGATTACTACACCCTATTTGCTGATGGTGTCGCCAAATTGACAGGTAGAGTACGGAATTACACTGCTGCTACCATACCATTTCCCATACCTGATGTCTACGAAAAACCGAATTTCCTCTTCTTGGGAGATGATACACCATCAGCTGGTACGAATAGCAACTTGGCATTTGTCAAAGTTACTACTAGCGGTGATATTCTCAACCAAACCATTAATCAGGATACCGCCACAGATGCAATTCCTTTTAGCATTGGTGACTCGGAAACTGCTGCTAGTAATTTGACGGTGACAGCAAGCTCATCCAACCCAGATTTAATCCCCAATAAGGGTATTGTAATTAGTGGTACAGGAAGCGATCGCACTGTCAAAGTCACACCTGCTGCTACTAAATATGGTCAAGCTACAATCAGTCTCAATGTCAGTGATGGTGATAAAATCACTACTCGCAAGTTTGTTGTTAATGTCAACAATATCAATGACAACCCGACAGATTTGGCATTAGATAAGACTGATGTCAAAGATAAAGCACCAGCCAGCACTGTCATCGGCACATTCAGCAGTACCGACCCAGATGAAAACGATCATTTCACATACAACTTAGTTCCCGGAATTGACGATACTGATAATAATGCCTTCACCATTGATGGCAATACCCTCAAAATCAAAGATTCTCCAGACTTTAAAACTAAGTCTAGTTACAAAATCCTCGTCCGCACTACTGATGGTGGTGGTCTCACCTTTGATAAGTTATTGACTATTAATGTTGACCAAATACCCACCCGTCTTACTAAACCAAGTGATGATGTCTTCAAGATCACTTGTCAGGATGTCAAAACCACACTGCAAATTCAACTTACTGGTAACAGTTCTAAACTGGTGAATGAACTGGCTTTATTTACTGTTGATGATGATAAAGGTACGATTAACGGTATTGCTCCTGGTGCTGAAGGTTATGCCAAAGCCGCCTTAGATCGCTCAGAGGTAATTTTATCTGCGATCGCTAATACCCCTAATGGCTTTCAACCTAATAATCTGAGTAGACTGCTGGGATTGAATTCTGGTGAGAATTTTAGATTCTTATTAGTCCAAGACGGTAGCCTTGATTCTGTACGCAATAATCCTAACTCCATCGGTAAATTACTGTTTTCTAGTGTCTCAACCCAAAAAATTACAGATTTGGGTGACAATAGTTTCTCTCTAGCTTGGAAGAGTGCTTATGGTAACAGTTCCACAGATTTTAATGATTTGGTAGTGAAAATTACCCAGACAAATCAACCTTTACCTTTGGGTACAAATCTCCAAGGTCAATTTCAAGGACAAGTGATTGATTTGCGAGATGTCAAACAATCAGTGAAAGCTGAATTTAACGTTTACAGAGAGGCATCTTACAACGATTACGTCGGCTTTTATCAGGTGACTGATGTTCAGGGTGGGATTGATACCAATGGTGACGGCAAGGCTGATATTCTCACAGGACAGGCTGGTTATACTCAGGCTGCTGTGCGTAGTCGGGTTGCTGGTATTGATTTGAGTGTGAGTAATCAAGGTAGTGCTACTTACAGTGGTACTTTCCAACCTGGCGCGATTTTTGTTCCCTTTATCATTGTTAATGCTAGACCTGATGCGGTTTTAAATAACAATTCTAATGCTCCGGCGGTTTATTTCCCATTCTTAGGTGCTAATTCCGATCAGTCGGATCACATTCGCCTGTTAGAAAGTAACGCTTTTGGCTTTGAGGATTTGTCTGGTGGTGGCGACAAGGATTTCAATGACGTGATTATCAAAGTTAATTTGACAACTATAAATTAG